The Sandaracinus amylolyticus genomic interval ATGAGCAGCGACACCACGACGACGCGCGATCGTGTTCGTCCGCCGCTCGAGTCGGGCGGCGGCGAGAAGACCTACGACCTGGCGCTGCTCAAGCGTCTCGTGCCGTGGGCGCGCAAGCACTGGGTGCTCTTCGCGATCACGTTCCTGCTCGTCCCGGTGAGCGCGCTCGCTGGGCTCGTGCAGCCGCTGCTGATCCGCGACGCGATCGACTCCGCGCTCGTCGATCGCAGCGCGACGATGCTCGGACGCGTCACGCTCTTCTTCGGGATCGCGGTGGTCGTCGACTTCGTCGCGCGCTTCGCGCAGCAGTACGCGCTGCAGCTCGGGGGTCAGCGCACCATCGCGGATCTGCGCGCCGCGACGTACGAGAAGGTCCAGCGCCTCCCGCTCGCCTACCTCGACAAGACGCCGGTCGGTCGCGTCGTGACGCGCGTGACCAACGACTCCGACGCGATGGGCGAGCTCTTCGCGTCGGGCGCGGTCCTCGCGATCGCCGACGTCGTCACGCTCGTCGGCATCGTCTGCTTCATGCTCTACCTCGACGTGCGGCTCACGCTCGTCGTGTGCTGCGCGCTTCCTCCGCTCGCGCTCGCGGTGAACGCGATCCGCAAGCGCATGCGCGAGGCCTTCCGCGAGATCCGCGCGACGATCGCGCAGCTCAACGCGTACGTCGCGGAGCAGGTGCAGGGCATCGCGATCGTGCAGGCGTTCGGTCGCGAGCGCGACTGCCTCGGCGAGTACCGCGAGATCAACGCGCACCACCGCGACGCGAACTACCGCTCGATCCGCTACGACGCGCTGCTCTTCTCGATCGTCGAGTCGATCTCCGCGATCACCGTCGCGCTCGTGCTCTGGTACGCGTCGGTGCGCAGCGGCGTGCTCGATGCGACCTCGTCCGCGGCGTACGTCGGAACGGTCGTCGCGTTCTACGAGTACATCCAGCGCTTCTTCGTGCCGATCCGCGAGCTCTCGCAGAAGTACACGATCCTCCAGTCGTCGCTCGCCGCCGCCGAGCGCGTGTTCGCGCTGCTCGACATGGACGAGCGCGACGCGCCCGAGGGCCTCGACGTCGGCGAGGTCCCGAAGGTGCCCGAGGGTGTCGCCCTCGCGTTCCGGGACGTCGAGTTCGCGTATCGCGCGGGACATCCCGTCGTGCGTGACCTCGAGCTCGACGTGCATCGCGGCGAGACCATCGCGATCGTCGGCGCGACCGGCGCGGGCAAGACCACGCTCACCGCGCTCTTGCTGCGCCTCTACGACGTCACGCGCGGCCACGTGCTCGTCGACGGCGAGGACGTCCGCGCGCTGCATCCGGACACGCTGCGCAGCCGCTTCGCGGTCGTGCCGCAGGACGTGTTCTTGTTCTCGGGGACGATCCTCGAGAACGTGAGCGCGTTCGCGGAGTCCCCCGACGTCGCGCGCGTCGAGGACGCGCTCCGCCGCGTCGGCGCGTGGCCGATGGTCGAGCGCCGCGGCGGGCTCGACGTGAAGATCGACGAGCGCGGCGCGAACTTCAGCGCGGGCGAGCGACAGCTGCTCGCCTTCGCGCGCGCGCTGTACCTCGATCGCCCGTACCTGATCCTCGACGAGGCGACGGCGAACGTCGACAGCGAGACCGAAGCGCGCCTCCAGCACGCGGTCGCAGCGCTGCTCCGTGGTCGCACCTCGCTGGTCATCGCGCACCGCCTCTCGACCATCCGAAATGCTGACCGGATCGTCGTGATGCACCGCGGTCGCATCGCCGAGATCGGCACGCACGACGAGCTGATCGCGAAGGGCGGGCTCTACGCGCGCCTACATCACCTGCAGTTCCTCGACGAGACCGAGGGCACGGTGTCGGGCGAGGGCGCCGCGGTGGCCGCCAGCGCGTCCTGAAACTGCATCGCGCGCGACACGAGAACTGGCGATCCGCAGAGACGTTTGCGGTATGCTCGTTCGATCGGATTCGGGGGGGATCGCATCGAGCGAAAGCCCTCGGCCGCGCTCCCGATGCCGCCCGAGCTCGCCCCCGTCGTCTACGGCAAGTACCAGCTGCTGCAGCTGCTCGCGCGCGGCGGCATGGCCGAGGTGTTCAAAGCGAAGTCCCACGGCGTCGAGGGCTTCGAGAAGATCCTCGTCATCAAGCGCATCCTGCCGGAGCTGAGCCGCAACCCTCGCTTCGTCGAGATGTTCATCAACGAGGCGAAGATCGCGGTCACGCTCTCGCACGCGAACATCGTGCAGGTGTTCGACCTCGGGCGCGCCGACGAGACCTACTTCATCGCGATGGAGTACGTCGCGGGGTACGACCTCGCGACGGTGCTGCGCCGCGGCGCGCGCTACAAGCGCCCGCTCTCGCAGGAGCTCGCGGTGTTCGTCGTGAGCGAGCTCGCGAAGGGGCTCGACTACGCGCACCGACGTCGCGACGCGAGCCTGCGCCCGCTGCACATCGTGCATCGCGACGTCTCGCCGCAGAACGTGCTGCTCTCGTTCGAAGGCGAGGTGAAGCTCACGGACTTCGGCATCGCGAAGGCCAAGACGATCGCCGACGACGCGGCCGACGAGGGCGTGCTCAAGGGCAAGTACGCGTACATGAGCCCGGAGCAGGCGCGCGGTGAGAACGTCGACTCGCGCACCGATCTGTACGCGCTCGGCATCGTGCTGTTCGAGGCGCTGAGCGGCGAGAGCCCGTTCCAGCACGAGTCCGCCTACGAGACGCTGCGCCGGGTGCGCGAAGGCGACGCGCCGCCGCTCAAGACGGTGGTGCCCGACGTGCCCGACGAGCTCGCGGCGATCGTCGATCGCGCGCTCGCGCCGCAGCCCGAGCTGCGCCACGCCAACGCAGGCCGTCTGTACGAGGATCTCGTTCAGTTCCTCTACGCGAGCGGTCGCCGCGTCGGAGGCCACGACCTCGCGCGTTACCTGCAGGACCTGCGCGAGGTGAGCCAAGCGCACGAGCAGGAGCGCGATGCCGCGCGCCTGCGCGCGATGTTCGACGAAGAGGGCAGCAAGGGCGCGTACGCGCCCTCCGCGACGCCCGTGCAGGTGCCGTTCTCGCGCGCGACGCGCAGCGGCCCGTCGAGCAGCGGATCGGAGTCGCAGCCGCGTCGCGGGAGCACCGGCGTCGCGCGTCCGACCGCGGAGCGTCGCGACGTGAC includes:
- a CDS encoding ABC transporter ATP-binding protein; amino-acid sequence: MSSDTTTTRDRVRPPLESGGGEKTYDLALLKRLVPWARKHWVLFAITFLLVPVSALAGLVQPLLIRDAIDSALVDRSATMLGRVTLFFGIAVVVDFVARFAQQYALQLGGQRTIADLRAATYEKVQRLPLAYLDKTPVGRVVTRVTNDSDAMGELFASGAVLAIADVVTLVGIVCFMLYLDVRLTLVVCCALPPLALAVNAIRKRMREAFREIRATIAQLNAYVAEQVQGIAIVQAFGRERDCLGEYREINAHHRDANYRSIRYDALLFSIVESISAITVALVLWYASVRSGVLDATSSAAYVGTVVAFYEYIQRFFVPIRELSQKYTILQSSLAAAERVFALLDMDERDAPEGLDVGEVPKVPEGVALAFRDVEFAYRAGHPVVRDLELDVHRGETIAIVGATGAGKTTLTALLLRLYDVTRGHVLVDGEDVRALHPDTLRSRFAVVPQDVFLFSGTILENVSAFAESPDVARVEDALRRVGAWPMVERRGGLDVKIDERGANFSAGERQLLAFARALYLDRPYLILDEATANVDSETEARLQHAVAALLRGRTSLVIAHRLSTIRNADRIVVMHRGRIAEIGTHDELIAKGGLYARLHHLQFLDETEGTVSGEGAAVAASAS